The following proteins are encoded in a genomic region of Leptolyngbya ohadii IS1:
- a CDS encoding ArsI/CadI family heavy metal resistance metalloenzyme, which yields MATFKTHVALKATNLEKSVAFYQAMFGVTPVKHKADYAKFDLDNPALNLTLNLTQRVESQGTLSHLGVQVDSTETVKQAIDRFKAAGLATFEEEDTDCCYALQDKVWVTDPDGNRWEIFVVKVADTAPEQNVGSCSTQAQNQTVRTCCA from the coding sequence ATGGCAACGTTCAAAACTCATGTTGCATTGAAAGCCACAAATCTTGAAAAGTCCGTTGCCTTCTACCAGGCAATGTTCGGCGTTACGCCGGTTAAGCATAAAGCAGATTACGCCAAGTTCGATTTAGATAATCCTGCTCTCAACCTCACCCTAAATCTGACTCAGCGTGTTGAGTCACAGGGGACACTTTCTCACTTGGGCGTTCAAGTTGATAGCACTGAAACGGTGAAGCAGGCGATCGATCGCTTCAAGGCAGCAGGATTGGCAACCTTTGAGGAAGAGGATACAGACTGTTGCTATGCCTTACAGGACAAGGTTTGGGTAACTGATCCAGATGGCAACCGCTGGGAAATCTTTGTGGTCAAGGTGGCGGATACGGCTCCTGAACAAAACGTGGGTTCGTGCAGCACCCAGGCTCAAAATCAGACAGTTAGAACCTGCTGTGCTTAA
- a CDS encoding IS630 family transposase (programmed frameshift), protein MSQKRYIVDLTDAEVQELETLLRTGKHSARKLTRARILLQVHQGKTDREVADNLGVNLSTVERTREKFVHSATLEEALHDRPHPPKPRKLDAKAEALLIATACSDAPDGRAEWTMQLLANRLVELQVVESISDETVRQILKKNDVKPWLKEQWCIPEVDAKYVWRMEDLLDLYGEAYDRKRPVICFDERPCPLIGEVRVPIPAQPGQPERYDYEYKRNGIVNLFACFEPLVGQRWLDVTQQRTKADFAHQMKILVDVYRPDADCIRLVVDNLNIHHPAALYETFEPQEANRILKKLEFHYTPKHASWLNQVEIEFSVLSRQCLNRRIATQAELTEEVKTWQDERNAQKAKVNWKFSSADARIRLEHLYPKLEQGN, encoded by the exons ATGAGTCAGAAGCGATATATCGTCGATCTAACCGACGCTGAAGTTCAAGAGTTAGAAACGCTCCTGAGAACTGGAAAACATTCAGCTCGCAAACTTACCCGCGCCCGTATCCTATTGCAGGTTCATCAGGGTAAGACCGACCGTGAGGTGGCTGACAACTTAGGGGTAAATCTTTCCACAGTAGAGCGAACCCGTGAGAAGTTTGTCCACTCAGCCACATTGGAAGAAGCTCTTCATGATCGTCCCCATCCTCCCAAACCTCGTAAGCTCGATGCTAAAGCAGAAGCCTTGCTGATTGCGACTGCTTGCTCAGATGCACCCGATGGGCGGGCTGAGTGGACAATGCAGTTGTTAGCGAACCGCTTGGTTGAACTGCAAGTGGTGGAGTCGATTTCGGATGAAACTGTGCGCCAGATTCTGA AAAAAAACGACGTTAAACCGTGGCTGAAAGAGCAATGGTGCATTCCTGAGGTTGATGCCAAATATGTATGGCGGATGGAGGACTTACTGGACCTGTACGGCGAAGCTTATGACCGCAAGCGTCCAGTGATTTGCTTTGATGAACGTCCTTGTCCTTTGATTGGCGAAGTCCGTGTTCCCATCCCTGCACAGCCAGGTCAACCCGAACGGTACGATTATGAGTACAAACGCAATGGCATTGTCAATTTGTTTGCCTGCTTTGAACCGTTAGTTGGACAACGATGGTTGGACGTCACACAGCAGCGCACCAAAGCTGACTTTGCCCATCAAATGAAAATCCTGGTCGATGTTTACCGTCCTGATGCCGATTGTATCCGCCTGGTTGTAGACAATCTCAACATTCATCATCCAGCAGCATTGTATGAGACGTTTGAGCCACAAGAAGCCAATCGTATTCTCAAGAAGCTGGAATTTCATTACACGCCAAAACATGCCAGTTGGCTCAATCAAGTTGAAATTGAGTTCTCTGTGTTGTCGAGGCAGTGTCTCAATCGGCGGATCGCGACCCAAGCAGAATTGACCGAGGAAGTTAAGACTTGGCAAGATGAACGCAATGCCCAAAAAGCCAAAGTCAATTGGAAATTTTCGAGTGCAGATGCGCGAATTAGGTTAGAGCATCTCTATCCAAAATTAGAGCAGGGCAACTAG
- a CDS encoding McrC family protein, which translates to MNTPHLIIHELTEYQPKLFSAEAIPPDLGELLWQTYDNNQKVVAVEFPTPITGNQWRLTSQGWVGYLPVSSELGIRLQPKVKLENLFGMLEVAYHLKSFRFLEGWHHCDVLDDFYERLATVLARRTLDRARKGFYRTYIPKIEQTSFVRGRMDIRYQVQRPWDVSIKCHYKEHTADIEDNQILLWTLHQIARIGIGREEVRAYVRKVYHALQGTVSLEPYTAQACINRPYNRLNADYQPLHALCRFFPEQSGPSHEMGDRKMLPFLVNMARLYELFVTEWLKANIASSLLPHYLTVKAQETVHLDPNHSLSFNIDLVLNNDTTGETRYVLDTKYKTPDFPSPSDVAQIIAYAKVRRCSEAVLIYPEPLRNPLNVWADDIHVRTLTFAIDADLDQGGQAFLSSLLI; encoded by the coding sequence ATGAACACGCCCCACCTGATCATTCATGAATTAACGGAGTACCAGCCCAAACTTTTCTCGGCTGAAGCCATCCCTCCAGATCTAGGGGAATTGCTTTGGCAGACTTACGATAACAACCAAAAGGTTGTCGCCGTCGAATTTCCAACCCCGATCACTGGCAATCAATGGCGGCTCACCTCTCAGGGATGGGTTGGCTATCTGCCTGTCTCATCGGAATTAGGCATTCGTCTCCAACCCAAAGTCAAGCTAGAAAATCTGTTTGGCATGTTAGAGGTTGCCTACCACCTGAAAAGCTTTCGATTCCTGGAAGGCTGGCATCACTGTGATGTCCTGGATGATTTTTATGAACGGCTAGCGACCGTCCTAGCTCGTCGGACACTCGATCGCGCCCGCAAAGGATTCTATCGCACCTACATTCCTAAAATCGAGCAAACGAGCTTTGTGCGGGGACGGATGGATATTCGCTATCAAGTGCAAAGACCGTGGGATGTCAGCATTAAATGTCACTATAAGGAACATACGGCTGACATCGAAGATAACCAGATTCTGCTTTGGACACTGCACCAAATTGCCCGCATAGGGATTGGTAGAGAAGAAGTGCGTGCCTATGTGCGAAAAGTCTATCATGCCCTTCAAGGAACTGTATCCCTGGAGCCTTACACTGCTCAAGCCTGCATCAATCGCCCTTACAATCGCCTCAATGCTGACTACCAACCTCTCCATGCCCTCTGTCGTTTTTTCCCAGAGCAGAGCGGTCCCAGTCATGAAATGGGCGATCGAAAAATGCTGCCGTTCTTGGTCAACATGGCACGGCTCTATGAGCTGTTTGTAACGGAGTGGCTCAAAGCAAATATCGCAAGCTCTCTGTTGCCTCACTACCTGACCGTAAAAGCTCAGGAAACAGTTCATCTCGACCCAAACCACTCTCTATCGTTCAACATCGATCTGGTACTGAATAATGACACCACAGGAGAAACTCGCTATGTTCTCGATACCAAATACAAAACGCCTGATTTCCCTTCTCCCAGCGATGTGGCGCAAATTATTGCCTACGCCAAAGTCAGGAGATGCTCAGAGGCAGTTCTGATTTACCCAGAACCCCTACGAAATCCTCTAAACGTCTGGGCAGACGATATCCACGTTCGGACATTGACCTTTGCGATCGACGCTGATTTAGACCAGGGAGGTCAAGCGTTTTTGAGCAGCTTGCTGATTTGA
- a CDS encoding ArsR/SmtB family transcription factor, translating to MTLKQAELEQKKQEAGCCGTIAAPTLSEEQARHYSEWFKVLADPTRLRILNLLSQNEEPLCVCDIVHRFDLGQPTISHHLRILRDSCFVKTERRANFIYYSINRECVTGLPEAIRLIMGG from the coding sequence GTGACGCTCAAACAAGCAGAGCTAGAACAGAAGAAACAGGAAGCTGGCTGTTGCGGTACGATCGCGGCTCCCACCCTCTCTGAGGAGCAGGCGCGGCACTATTCGGAATGGTTTAAGGTGCTGGCAGATCCGACCCGGCTGCGGATTCTTAACCTTCTATCTCAGAATGAGGAACCGCTGTGCGTTTGCGATATCGTACATCGCTTTGATTTGGGGCAGCCCACGATTTCCCATCACCTGAGAATTTTGCGAGACAGTTGCTTTGTGAAAACAGAGCGACGCGCCAATTTCATCTACTACAGCATCAACCGCGAGTGCGTCACAGGACTTCCTGAAGCAATCCGACTGATTATGGGAGGCTGA
- a CDS encoding phosphatase domain-containing protein → MKEQSVQPIEKNLWWIIPGKLAGVRQPATEELSTLQVAGVGAIISVFHEPSNLDFYQEAGIPFVWLPIAIDSVPTESQLQEFLDFVQHQNELGQAVAVHCSTGRHRTGTMLAAYLIKNGLSYPEAMKAVVGANPTIELPDSQATFLQEL, encoded by the coding sequence ATGAAGGAACAATCCGTGCAGCCGATTGAGAAGAATCTTTGGTGGATTATTCCTGGCAAACTAGCAGGAGTTCGACAACCTGCCACAGAAGAACTTTCTACCTTGCAAGTGGCAGGTGTTGGGGCGATCATCTCTGTGTTTCATGAGCCATCTAATCTTGACTTTTATCAGGAAGCTGGAATTCCTTTTGTCTGGCTCCCCATTGCGATCGATTCGGTTCCCACAGAGTCTCAGCTTCAAGAGTTTCTCGATTTTGTCCAGCATCAGAATGAGCTAGGACAAGCCGTTGCCGTGCATTGTAGTACGGGCAGACATCGGACAGGGACGATGCTTGCTGCCTACCTCATCAAAAATGGTTTGTCCTACCCGGAGGCGATGAAGGCAGTGGTGGGCGCAAATCCTACAATCGAACTTCCAGACAGTCAAGCGACCTTCTTGCAAGAGCTATAG
- the arsB gene encoding ACR3 family arsenite efflux transporter translates to MASKGSISPRAVKAGSSLSFFERYLTLWVFLCIGAGILLGRLFPGIAVALDAMSIYQVSIPIAICLFFMMYPIMVKIDFSQAAQAVRTPKPVILTLVVNWLIKPFTMVVFAQFFLGWLFRPLITGTEIIRGVEVPLANSYIAGTILLGIAPCTAMVLMWGYLCYGNQGHTLAMVAVNSLAMLFLYAPLGRWLLAANDLTVPWQTIALSVLIYVGLPLIAGMYSRYWIFKHKGREWFERRFLQYLSPVAIAALLITLILLFAFKGELIVNNPLHILLIAVPLFIQTNFIFLISYVVAQKLRLSYEDAAPAALIGASNHFEVAIATAVVLFGLDSGAALATVVGVLIEVPVMLMLVELCKRTAMWFPREPEKATLSDPRCMSPYR, encoded by the coding sequence ATGGCTTCTAAAGGTTCAATTTCCCCCCGTGCAGTGAAGGCAGGTAGTTCGCTCAGCTTCTTCGAGCGATATTTGACGCTCTGGGTCTTCCTCTGCATCGGTGCAGGGATTTTGCTGGGGCGACTGTTTCCAGGCATTGCCGTTGCGCTTGATGCAATGAGCATTTATCAGGTGTCAATTCCGATCGCGATTTGCCTGTTTTTCATGATGTATCCCATCATGGTGAAGATCGATTTCTCGCAGGCAGCGCAAGCTGTTCGCACTCCCAAGCCTGTAATTCTGACGCTGGTAGTGAACTGGCTGATTAAGCCCTTCACGATGGTCGTCTTTGCCCAATTCTTCCTTGGCTGGCTCTTTCGTCCGCTCATCACGGGTACTGAAATCATTCGAGGCGTGGAAGTGCCGCTGGCAAATTCCTATATCGCCGGAACCATTTTGCTGGGGATCGCACCCTGTACGGCAATGGTGCTGATGTGGGGCTACCTCTGCTATGGCAATCAGGGACATACGCTGGCCATGGTCGCGGTTAATTCGCTGGCAATGCTGTTTCTCTACGCGCCGCTGGGTCGCTGGCTCCTGGCTGCTAATGACCTGACTGTACCCTGGCAGACGATCGCCCTCTCTGTGCTGATTTACGTGGGATTACCTCTCATCGCAGGAATGTACTCGCGCTACTGGATCTTCAAGCACAAGGGGCGGGAATGGTTTGAACGGCGGTTTCTGCAATACCTCAGCCCAGTAGCGATCGCCGCACTGCTGATTACGCTAATTCTACTGTTTGCCTTTAAGGGAGAACTGATTGTCAACAATCCGCTCCATATTCTGCTGATTGCAGTGCCGCTATTTATTCAAACCAATTTCATTTTCCTAATTTCTTACGTGGTAGCCCAAAAGCTTAGGTTGTCCTATGAGGATGCAGCGCCAGCGGCACTGATAGGAGCCAGCAATCATTTTGAGGTGGCGATCGCCACTGCGGTTGTATTGTTTGGCTTGGATTCAGGGGCAGCTCTGGCAACGGTGGTGGGGGTGCTAATTGAAGTACCCGTAATGCTGATGCTGGTTGAGCTTTGTAAGCGAACGGCGATGTGGTTTCCGAGAGAACCGGAAAAGGCAACGCTCAGTGACCCACGCTGTATGAGTCCTTATCGCTAG
- a CDS encoding MFS transporter — protein sequence MSNHPLTKILCFGSADQRFISALGVAQICSWGSLYYSFPLLAEAMSTEFGWTKTSLYGAATVGLLLSGIAAYPVGAGIDRGYGRRIMSLSSLLAGLLLIAWSQISSLIAFYVIFAGIGCLQAATLYEPAFAVIANQMGGDKARQGITALTLWGGFASTVFIPLTEWLLVHLGWRETLMVLGTVNIAICASLYAAVIQPKLASSPALHLKKSLDLNNRQAVIWAVQHSVFWALLVSFVVYAAVFSAFTFHLYPLLLERGLRSPQVVAVLAVIGPAQVMGRLLMWKLASNASIGRVGSFIVALFPLVFLGIAWLPPTLTVLTSIAVLYGAANGVMTIVRGVAIPEMLTRRSYGTINSAIIAPSLVAKALAPVGVAALWAKTGGYNAVLMALLLGALILAVGFWVAVALRQDTYPDTAQ from the coding sequence ATGAGCAATCATCCTTTAACTAAAATTCTCTGCTTTGGCTCGGCAGACCAGCGGTTTATTAGTGCATTAGGAGTCGCTCAAATCTGTTCCTGGGGATCGCTCTACTACAGTTTCCCACTGCTGGCAGAAGCGATGTCGACCGAGTTTGGCTGGACGAAGACGAGTCTTTATGGGGCAGCAACAGTGGGGCTTTTGCTCTCTGGGATTGCAGCATACCCTGTGGGAGCCGGAATCGATCGAGGCTACGGACGAAGAATTATGTCTCTCAGTTCGCTCCTGGCAGGACTGCTTTTGATAGCCTGGTCGCAAATTTCTAGTTTGATTGCGTTCTATGTCATTTTTGCAGGAATTGGCTGTTTGCAGGCAGCCACTCTGTATGAGCCTGCTTTTGCGGTGATTGCCAATCAAATGGGCGGAGACAAAGCTCGGCAAGGGATTACTGCATTAACGCTCTGGGGTGGATTTGCCAGTACCGTTTTCATTCCTCTGACGGAATGGCTGCTCGTCCACTTGGGCTGGCGTGAAACGTTGATGGTACTGGGAACCGTTAATATCGCGATTTGTGCCAGCCTTTATGCCGCAGTAATTCAGCCCAAGCTTGCTTCCTCACCAGCTCTACATCTGAAAAAATCACTTGACCTCAACAATCGGCAAGCTGTAATTTGGGCAGTCCAGCACTCCGTCTTCTGGGCACTGCTGGTGTCTTTCGTGGTATACGCGGCTGTCTTTTCTGCCTTTACCTTTCACCTTTACCCATTGCTTTTGGAGCGGGGGTTGCGCTCACCACAGGTCGTGGCTGTTTTAGCAGTCATCGGTCCAGCTCAAGTTATGGGACGGCTCCTGATGTGGAAACTCGCTTCCAACGCTTCAATCGGGAGGGTTGGTTCTTTTATCGTTGCATTGTTTCCCCTGGTGTTTCTAGGAATTGCTTGGCTACCACCAACACTAACCGTTTTGACTAGCATTGCTGTTCTCTATGGGGCAGCAAATGGGGTCATGACGATCGTGAGGGGAGTTGCTATTCCTGAAATGTTAACGCGACGCTCCTATGGCACGATTAACAGCGCCATTATTGCGCCCTCTCTTGTGGCAAAGGCGTTAGCTCCGGTGGGTGTTGCTGCACTGTGGGCAAAAACGGGTGGCTACAATGCAGTTCTGATGGCACTCCTATTAGGAGCACTGATCTTGGCAGTGGGGTTTTGGGTAGCAGTCGCGTTGAGGCAGGATACCTATCCTGATACTGCTCAATAA
- a CDS encoding phosphatase domain-containing protein — MEQPISKNLWWVIPGQLAGVRKPNPEEIAELRAAGVGAIISVMDDPSNLDLYQAVELQSLWLPIHGGSFPSQEQLQKLQYFVNEQNRLGHGVAVHCTNGRRRTGTMLAAYLIGTGLTFDQAMESIRAANSQIELREAQTDYLKALAAEKSSEPCHNTSQSVLLTEDPEGAMH, encoded by the coding sequence ATGGAACAGCCAATCTCCAAGAATCTGTGGTGGGTCATTCCAGGGCAACTGGCAGGTGTGCGAAAACCTAACCCTGAAGAGATTGCTGAACTGCGAGCCGCAGGCGTTGGAGCAATCATCTCGGTCATGGATGATCCATCAAATCTGGACTTATATCAGGCAGTTGAGCTTCAATCGCTCTGGCTTCCTATTCATGGCGGCTCTTTTCCAAGCCAGGAGCAGCTTCAGAAGTTACAGTACTTTGTGAATGAGCAGAATCGGCTAGGGCATGGCGTTGCGGTTCATTGCACCAACGGCAGACGACGAACGGGAACAATGCTAGCGGCTTATCTAATTGGAACGGGTCTGACATTTGATCAGGCAATGGAGAGCATTCGTGCTGCAAACTCTCAAATTGAATTGCGAGAGGCGCAGACCGATTACCTGAAAGCATTAGCGGCTGAAAAGAGTTCAGAGCCATGCCACAACACCAGCCAATCCGTTCTGCTGACTGAAGACCCCGAAGGTGCAATGCACTAA
- the arsH gene encoding arsenical resistance protein ArsH gives MSFNHKPRILFLYGSLRERSYSRLLAEEAARIIEAFGAEVRFFDPRELPIYGSVPDTHPKVQELRELSLWSEGQVWSSPEMHGQITGIIKNQLDWIPLSIGAVRPTQGRTLAVMQVSGGSQSFNAVNTLRILGRWMRMFTIPNQSSVAKAYEQFNEDGTMKDSPYRDRVVDVMEELYKFTLLLRDQVDYLTDRYSERREKGIQESMNDIGKTINGVNLSQM, from the coding sequence ATGTCATTCAATCACAAACCTAGAATTCTTTTCCTTTATGGTTCGCTGCGGGAACGCTCCTACAGTCGTCTCTTAGCAGAGGAAGCGGCTCGCATTATTGAAGCGTTTGGTGCAGAGGTTCGCTTTTTTGACCCGCGAGAATTGCCTATCTATGGCAGTGTGCCTGATACACATCCTAAAGTTCAGGAGTTACGCGAGTTGAGTTTGTGGTCAGAGGGACAGGTCTGGTCAAGCCCCGAAATGCACGGGCAAATTACCGGCATTATAAAAAATCAGCTTGATTGGATTCCCCTCAGCATTGGAGCCGTCCGCCCTACTCAAGGCAGAACGCTAGCAGTCATGCAGGTGAGCGGCGGCTCTCAGTCTTTTAATGCTGTTAATACCCTTCGCATCTTGGGACGCTGGATGCGAATGTTTACCATCCCCAACCAGTCCTCGGTTGCCAAAGCTTATGAGCAGTTCAACGAAGACGGCACGATGAAAGATTCTCCCTACCGCGATCGCGTGGTGGACGTGATGGAGGAACTCTATAAGTTCACGCTGCTGCTGCGCGATCAGGTGGATTATCTAACCGATCGCTATAGTGAGCGAAGGGAGAAAGGCATTCAGGAGTCTATGAACGACATTGGCAAGACAATAAATGGCGTTAACCTGAGTCAGATGTAG